Within Suricata suricatta isolate VVHF042 chromosome 12, meerkat_22Aug2017_6uvM2_HiC, whole genome shotgun sequence, the genomic segment aaaaaaaaccccaaccaacCCTGGATAATTGACAGTATTACcaatttgtttcctttaaagaTTCTTCCCCCCATTTTTACCAGTAAGTTCAGGCTAATTACAACCATCTTTATGCAAGGTTTTAACTCCTGGTTAGAAAAAAGTTTCAAATTACAGAAAAGCAGAGAATGATTTGTAAATCAAGTATTTGCCGCcctgaattaagaaatgctatcAATTTTAGCATTTTTGCTTCAGATTATttgtaatatattcttttttagaaCACAAAGTAAAAGTCCCCTTCTTACCCCCTCACCAGTGCCTTCATTTATGTCTATTCCAGTGGTAAATTCCGACCACCCAAGTACTTGCTTTCCGTCTTAGTCTCACATAATAAAAGATGCCCCAAGGATTTTTCTAAAGCATAAGCAATTGGGCATTAATATGCCttgtcaatattattattatcttgtATTTACAAAAATGTTAGTGTATCCTTCCTCTTGAATGAATTCTGGAAAGCACAGCACATGCTCCACCACTTTCTTTACCAGcaaattgaaaaataacaaaaagattaATGGACAGAAAACACTCATCCTACCCAAACTGCTTGTCCATGAATGCATCATTTCCCTCTTCACCATCAGGGCCCAGGCCCACCTCCACTCCACACTACCCACATACACTCCTAGATGGAGTACAGTTAAATACTTCTAAACACCCAATGCTTGCATTCAGCTGCCGTATTTCTAGGCCGTTCCACAGTCACTAGCAATGAAGGCTGGCATGGACCTCACCTAATTTACTCCTCCCACAGAGGGCAGTTTCTATTCTCGGGACCCAGGAAAAgcagtctctgtgtctctcaggtGTTTATTCTTCCCAACCTGAAGTTccaaggagggaggcagagccaTAACCACGACCTTAGGTCTGGAAATTGCTTGAGCTGCAAAGTTACGTGGGTCCTTTCTTCATGCAAAATAGGTCAGGGACAGGAAAAGGCATTAGCTGTTCTGATTTTACTCTAACCAGACATATATTTAGTTAACTTGAGAGAGCACACGCACGcatgggttaggggcagagagagagagggaaaaagagaatcccaagtaggggctcaatcccacaatcggTGGGATCCTGACTAgtgctgaaatcaggagtctcacacttcaccgactgaaccCCACAGGCGCCCTCTAACAAGGCTTCTCAAACACGTTAAGAACCATCTCCTGGGCCCTAAACAGAGCCTGCTATGGGAACTCCTACAcagttttacatttcttaaagGAGCAGTGCAAAACAAAACCCTGCGTTAATGGTGAATTCCCTTGTCTTCTTTCCAAATattcctcaaatttttaaaataaggatgtATTATTTtcacagtgggggaaaaaagtataaaagccaGAGAAAAAGTAGTGCAAATGAAGGAAACAGTCACCAATGTAAAAGCCTAAGCCTTCCATGGCCATCTCTGCCACTCAGCTGTAAATCTTAAAAGGGCAGAGGCATGACCTGTTTTCCTCACAGCTGCTTTCCCAGGCCTAACACCACACCTGGACTGTAGTAGGAATAAGAGTTCAAATCAGGAATGTGTTCACCCCAAGTCTCATTAGCTAGTGTCCTATGTACGTCTGCCCATGGCTGTCAGGCTTGCAGAACAAAAACCTGCCCTTTAACAAGCACCCTGACGCCTTAATTATATACCACACAGCATCTTGGTTTAACCAAGTTTAATAAAGCCTTGCTGAAGTGTAACTGAGGAACGATCTAGAGCTACATTCCTTTAAACCAGAATTCTTTTGACTTCCTAGCTCCGAATCCCAAGCCATTGGTGGCACACAGCTGAGAGCTAAGTCCCTCCTCACCTTGCTCTGGCTAAGGCAAAAGTATCAAGAGGACCCTCACTCCCCCACAATCAAAGGCTGCCACCATTCTCCCTTCCACTGGAAGCTAGAGAATATTCTGTGTAAGAATTCCTTATTGAGGAAAGTAGTATAATACAACTAAATAAGAGATACATGTGTGACTTTTAACTCAAGCTTAATCTCAAGTTTACTCGGAAAGACCAGAATAACTAATTTAAACAGGCTTTCAAGAAGAAGTCCACATAAATCACCTTATAACACTCTTTCACCATTTGTTACAATGAGCAATgaaactttctgcaatgatggaaatgttctgtgctACTCAGTAAAGTGGCCATTAGTCCTACGCGGCTACTGAGCATTTGGAATATGGCAATTTAACtacaaaattgaattttaaaatgtatttcattttaattattttaaatttaaatagccacagtGGCTAGTGCCTACCCTACTGAACTAATTACAGTTGCAATAATAGTACCAACTTCCAAAGTAGCAAACCACAGAACAGGGATGGGTGATTTAAAAAGTGAGAAGCTGGTTCCTGGCAAGGCAGAAGGATTTTTGAGGGGTAAACTTTCTCAGGATTCTAAGAtgatttttagagaaattttagcTAATAAGAAAggagttcaggggcacctgggtggctcagtcagttaaatgtttgacttcagctcaggtcatgatctcatgactcatgagtttgagccccaaattgggctctctggtgtcagtgcagagctttggatcctctgtccctcccctgcgctctttctctctctctcaaaagtaaataaacatttaatttctttttaaatgaggtCAGAGAATACATAAAATCCTGTCCCTTCTCctatccaaaaataaaatcaactacTAAAAGTCATCTTCTTTCAAATACACAAAGAGTAGTTAAAATTTAGTCTTCACCCCACAAACATCAATCAAGCTAAGACATTATAAAactgtataaataaaaatcaaatgagaatgACTGTAGATAGCTTGACTGAAAATCATCTTGGCCCTAGGAACTGGTTCTCCAAGCACTAACAATAAGAGATTAACTCTGAGTTTTACAGAGCCTCGATATTTCTGACGCTTACCACAAGAAAAACATCAACTCCTCTTTTCTGGATTCCTTGGTTTCAAAGCTTGCATCATACAAAGCATAGCGACAATCTTTTTCAGGAAGCATTCCCACAAAATGCTTGAATGGATCGGTTATGGTTACACCAACATCTCCAACCAAgatctctttcccttcttctacaATGATGCACTTTTTGTCTGCACTGAGACAGAAAATGAcagccttctttcttttcttgatttcttctggTGTAGAGCACTTCCGAACTTTCATGTCATAAAAAATGCGACATACTTCATCTGCAACTTGCACTCCTGAGGCctataatggaagaaaaaagttagAAGGAAGCTTATAACTTTTATTGTGCCAAACATAAAAGCACTATGTAACTTTTTGTTATAGATCGGCATACACTTCAAATTTTTAAGAACTCATCatccaagagaaaaacaaaatctaaactgTAATCATTAATTTCAGACATTGAACTTTTACAAAGATTACATAAACTATTTATCACTATCATATGGGAGTAAAAGAAGACAGCAACAACAGCCCCTCCTACcctaaaatctggaaaaagatGCTTCCTGGAGGTGCtggattctcttctttttaaagaggTTGTTCAGAGCCCTGACTGGGAGTAGTCATCTCCCCACTATGGGTATTAATGATTCCCAAAATTCCTTTCATAATGCAAAATAGAGGGACAGAGTGGCTGGGTTGGAAAAATTCCATCCCTCCAGCATATCTTTCTCTAATAAAAGAGGAATTAAAAAGCCTTTGTTCTACTCACATTTCAAAATCATGCGATTAATAATCAGTAATATATTCGTCCTATGCCTTTAAGATTTCACTCACATCCCCtagtttaagttttatttatttatttgagaaagagagagagagagggcaagggagtacacacacagggcaggggcagagagagaggaagagaaactcaagcaggttctgcagtcagcacagaacccaactcaggggGCTTAATCtccccaaccatgagaccatgacctgagccgaaatcaagagttggatgctaaactgaatGAACCACGCAGCTGCCCCTAAAATCTTCAAGTTTCAAGATCAGAATAACTAAAACTAAGAAACTAGACCTTAATTGTTTTGACCCCAGAAATGATAATTAAGTGACAAAATAGTGGTATTAATGTAATCACCACACTGcaatacataaatgtatcaaatcaatacCTTGTATATCTTAAGTTTATACAATGTTCTATGTCTTTTAtgtcccaatttttaaaaagggtaagaAAATGTTTACTGCTATAGAAAGAATAAGTTTAAGATCATACTGACCGGAAAATAAACCTTTTACCATGTTATATTTGCTATTCTGAAATGAGGAAGCATTTACACATAATCTTCGGGGCAGAAGATCTAAACccagtttttaatcttttcatcttCCTTAAGAAATGTTCTATTTACATTAACTTCACTAGAGccataatttttaatgcttcattAACTACTGATTTGCATGTTAgcttttctaaagatttttaacttaacagaatttaaaaactaaatgcaaAAAACATTAATGACACCCAAAATTAATGTCAAGTAATGTGATTAATAAAACTGCATATAAGATGAAAGGACAGGCCACatacagggagaaaatatttgcaaatcatatatccagtaaagaacttgtatccagaatattaTAAAGGTCCCTTAAAActcaaaaattgaaaagacaacccaaattaaaaaatggttaagggATCTCAATAGACCTTTgccaaaaagatacaaaaatggtCAGTAAGCACTTGGAGTGcttaacatcattagccattagggcaatacatatcaaaaccacaaggtACTACTTCACACCCAGTAGGATGACtataacaaaaaaagagagcagTGACAAAGGCTGGTGAGGCTGTCGCAACACTAGAACACGTCTACGTTGCTGACAGAATTGTGAAACAGTGCAGCTGCTTCAGGAAGTGGTTTGGAAGTTTCTCAAGAAGTTAAGCATAGAGTTAATGCCTATCAATGCCACTCCTAGGTAGGTATAtgcacaagagaaatgaaaacgtatgTCCACATAGAAACTTGTACACGGttgcacctgggttgctcagtggcttaagtgtctgactcttggtttcagctcaggtcatgatttcatggtcctgAGATGTAGTTGGGAGAGGAATCTGCTTaaaagtctctttctctctctctctctgcatcttacAAATGGTAAAAGTGGGGCATAGGAAGATCAGATCTCTTGGCCAGTAACCTACAGCAGAACTGAGATCTGAATTCAGGCAGTTTGGTTCCAAGGGATACTCTTAACCACTCATAATTAAGAGAAAGAACTCTGAAGAGATTGGGGAGATCCACGCACAGATGAGGGATCAGTCTTAGAAAAGGATATACAAATATACCTTGAGCTTTTCTAAAGTTCAGGTTACACTttacttttatgaaagacctgCCAATAGTACCTGTTTTTGCAGaccaaaagaaatctaaagaTTTTCACCTttacaaaaaaaggcaaaaagcaaacaaCAGTGTTCAGCATTTGTGTGGAAGCAGTGCTCACCCCAAGCAGTGAGTGACCCTGTCAAGCTCCTTCCCCAGATCTACACTCAGCATCTCAAGACACCACAGCTTTAAATTGTGTCTGTGAGCATGTATGTATCTCTTGATTTATTCTGTTCATCTGTTatcaagatgtgtcctaaggtatcagaagaGCCTAAGAAAAAAGATTATGTTTGGGGTCTGGAAATACaagtttttccatataaattaatggtaactGCTACACCATTTCGGCTTATGAAAGGTTTCACAGGATCACTCTACTTTTGGATAGTGTGGGGAACCTatacatttttctctctaaaatagtAAAAGGGAAGGTTAACTGTTTAGAGAAGGAAGGTACACTCTGCTAAAAACTGTATTTGAAAGGCTCTATTTTCTCGGTGAAGTAGAAGCTAGAAGAAGTAGAGCATGGGTTTGAGGGCATTAGGTAAAGATTTAGAGTAACTGGTATAAGGTGTTCACAAGGGAATCACCTGAGGACAAGCAATGGGGCTCCGAGGCCACCTGaagtttcagctgaggtcagagagggtgAGGGTAGAGCACTCTGGCAGTACTCAGATGCTAATGGCAGTTAGATGGAAAGGAAGGGTTCCACATTCTCCCTAGGAGATTTTACCATGCTTAAGATTCCAATCATCTAATCCAAATGACTCACATATTGTCCAGATTTCTGCCTGAGCTTGATGCCTTCACACCCAATTTCCTATCTAACATCTCCAGTTGGATGTCTCAAAGAGATCTGATGCTCAGCATGTCCAAAGTTCTCTTCTAGCCAGTTTTCCTTTCTCAATATGTACCACCATCCTGGTTACAAAGGCTCCAAACCTAAGAAATACCCTCAACAGTTCTTTCTCCCTTACCACACTTAGCCCTTTGGTTTTTTGTATCTTTTCCAAGACAGCcagctctctccatctctgttgcCACTCTCCCAACTCAAGCCACCACTTCCTGTGATCTGACTGCTACTCATAACCTCCCAAGTGGTTGCAGCGGAGAGAGATCAAGATTAAGTGTACACCACCCTGCTTCCTCCTCAAGAGCACACAGGAAGACTACATTCCCCAGCCTTCCTTGCAAGTTCAGCTGGCAGCCATGGAGTTCTGTTAGCAAAGGGTGCACACAGTGATACAAATGACTTCTAGccctggctcttttttttttttttaatgttttatttatttttgatactgagagagacagagcatgagagggggaggggcagagagagaaggagacacagaactggaagcaggctccaggctctgagctggctgtcagcacagagcctgacgcggggctcaaacatgagatcggacctgagccgaagtcggaggcccaaccgactgagccacccaggcgcccctagccttGGCTCTTTAACAGTGAGCTTCAAGCTCTGTCTTCGTCTGACAAGAGGACCTTGGTGGTCACACTTCAAGACAGAAGGATATCCGACTCCCCCGAACTCTGCATGACAGAGAGTAGTATTTTCTGTGTCaagtcactgagatttggggTTTAATACATTATTGCAGTTGTTCCAATGCAACAGACTGCCCATGCCCACAGCTAATCCCCTCTACCATTCAAGTCATCCTCTACATTGCAGCCAGAGATCTAAACCACAACTCCAATCTCCATGCTTAAAACATTTCAAGGGCTTTCCATTGATCTGAGGGTAAAAGCTGTAATAATTCTTTAACATGTGTTGGTCCTACCCACCTCCCCAGCCTTATCTTATACCCCACGAACTCTATAATCTCACCACGCTGGCCTTCTTTCACTGGTTTATATTGGCCAtgctccctcccacctctgctcttACCTTACACTCTTAACAGCACTTCCCTACCCTTCTTTGCCTAATTCCCTCAGCTCAATTCTCACTTTGCAAAAAAGTTGTCTGGGTCAAAACCACTATAACATATTTCCATGACACCATGAATCTCTATCCCACAGCACTTAACACggtttcaattttttatttatttatttatttttttagtttatttacttattttgagagtgagcaaggacATGCATGtgaagggacaaagaaagagaggaagagagaatcccgtGGAGCcaaactcagggctcaaacccatgaaccatgaggtcataacctgagccaaaatcaagagtcagacacttaacggactgagccacccagacacctctttttattaagttttaaattttaattccagtatagttaacatgcagtgtttaTTACTTTTAGATGTACAATTAGTTAtgcaacaattctatatattactcagtgttcatcggaagtgtattctttaatccccatcacctactgcacccattcccccacccaacacccgctgcgactgatttatttcacctagcattatactctctagctccatccatattgttgcaaatggcaaggtttcattcctttttaaggctgaatattccagggtgtgtgtgtgtacataccgCACCTTTATccttcatctatcaatggacacttaggctgcttccatatcttggctattgtaaataatgctgcaataaacataggagtgcatatatttctttgagttagtatttttgtattttttgggtggATACCCTTAATGTTCTCTCTTTAAGATTATTAAATAATGACTGTCTCCCCAAATAGGCTGTAAGTTTCTTAAGATAGACTGTCTGCTTTTGTTCTCTGCTATATTCCTCTGAGGAAACCAAAGATTTCCCAAGACCACCAAAGAAGCTTACTTGAccactgaagaaaataaagacagcatTTATAAAGCTTCAATACTTGGCAAAAATTACATTATTCCTTGATAAACTCCAATGAAGGGGAGTTTAAAGAAAGCAGAGCTTAATTGAGGGGTCAGAGTTGCAGGCAGTCAGGGAGGATTTCACATGTAAGCTTACTTAAAGCACTCCAAAATAaggatgaaagaaggaagaagacagttCCTGACAGAGCAAACCTGGCACAAACAATATAAGAGGATACAGGAGGAGAAAACGGAGGGCTGGCTTCAGGTGGAAGAGACCACGAAGGGCAGGCTGAGTTTGGAGACACTGGGcattcttaaagaaaaaggaggacCAGACACAAGGCTAATTCAGTCAGCCAAGCTAGAGGTGCCCAAGGTCTTCAGCAGAGCAGCAGGAGTAGCACAAGGAGGGGGCTGGGTGCTGGC encodes:
- the DSTN gene encoding destrin isoform X1, with product MIQKTDWWLLKMIKWLTVVKRYKLPSYQASGVQVADEVCRIFYDMKVRKCSTPEEIKKRKKAVIFCLSADKKCIIVEEGKEILVGDVGVTITDPFKHFVGMLPEKDCRYALYDASFETKESRKEELMFFLWAPELAPLKSKMIYASSKDAIKKKFQGIKHECQANGPEDLNRACIAEKLGGSLIVAFEGCPV
- the DSTN gene encoding destrin isoform X2; this translates as MASGVQVADEVCRIFYDMKVRKCSTPEEIKKRKKAVIFCLSADKKCIIVEEGKEILVGDVGVTITDPFKHFVGMLPEKDCRYALYDASFETKESRKEELMFFLWAPELAPLKSKMIYASSKDAIKKKFQGIKHECQANGPEDLNRACIAEKLGGSLIVAFEGCPV